CGCCACGGCGCTGAACGTGAGCTCGACCAAGTCGGCCACCGGCCACACGCTGGGCGCCGCCGGCGCCATCGAGGCCGTCTTCACGACGCTGGCCATGACGCACGGCATCATTCCGCCGACGATCAACCTGTCGTCGCCGGACCCCGAGTGCGACCTCGACTGCACGGCCAACACGGCCGTCAAGCGCGAGGTGCACGCGGCGCTCTCCAACTCCTCCGGATTCGGCGGCCACAACGTGAGCATCGCCCTCCGGAAGCTCACGGACTAAGCGCATGCCGGACGCGCTGAACATCCCGTTCGCGCGCATCACGGACCCGGTGGTGCGCGGCATCGCCGAGAAGGTCGCCGCGGGCACGCGCCTCACGCAGGAAGACGGCGTCGCGCTGTTCGACTCGCCCGACCTCACGGGCATCGGCCTGCTCGCCGACGCGGTGAACCGCGCCAAGCACGGTGACGTCGTGACCTTCGCGGCCAACCAGCATATCAACCCCACCAACGTCTGCACCCTGCGCACCACCTGCGTGTTCTGCGGGTACGCGCGGCTGCCGAAGGAGGAGGGGGCCTACCGCTACACGCTGGACCAGGTGATGGCGGAGGCGCGGCAGGCCAAGAACGGCCTCACGCGAGAGTTCCACATCGTGGGCGGGCTCGATATGCAGGCCGGGCTCGCCTACTACCAAGCGATGTTCCGGGCGCTCAAGGCCGAGCTGCCGCATGTGCACATCAAGGCGCTCACCGCGGTCGAGATCGCGCATATCGCGCGCATCGAGAAGATGTCCTGGAAGGACGTGCTCTCTGCGCTGCGAGAGGCCGGCCTCGACACGATGCCGGGTGGCGGCGCCGAGACCTTCTCGGCCGCCGTGCGCGAGGAGATTGCCAAGAAGAAGCTCGGCGCGGCCGACTACGTTGGCGTGCACCGCGCCGCGCACGAGCTGGGCATCCGCACCAACTGCACCATGCTCTATGGCCACGTGGAGACCCACGCGGACCGCATGGAGCACCTGCAGATGCTGCGCGACCTGCAGGATGAGACCGGCGGCTTCCTGGCCTACATCCCGTTGGCGTATCACCCGGACGACAACGTCCTGGGCGAGAAGCTCGGGCGTCGCGGCATCGCGTCCAGCGGCGTGGACGACCTCAAGAACCTCGCCGTGGGGCGGCTCTTTCTCGACAACTTCGCGCACATCAAGAGCCACTGGATCATGGTGACGCCCTTCCTGAGCCAGATCGCGCTGCACTACGGCGTGAACGACCTCGAGGGCACGGTGGTCCGCGAGAAGATCTACCACGCCGTGGGCGCGCGGACCTCACAGGCGATGTCGCTGCCGGAGATCCTCAAGCTGATTCGTGGGGCGGGGAAGCAGCCCGCCGAGCGCGACAGCTTCTACAACATCCTGCGCACGGACTTCTCTGAGGTGGAGGCGCAGGCAGAAGCGGCAGCTGCCGAGGCCGCCGCGCGTGCCGCCGCCCAGTCCGGACGCGAGCTCCCCACACTCGGCGCCGCCTGATGCGCGTCGGGCGCATTCCCTACATCAACTGCTTCCCGGTCTACGGGGGCGTGGATCGGGGAATCGTCCCGCTGGACGCCACGCTGGTGGACGGCGTGCCCACAGCGCTCAACAAGATGATGGCCGAGGGCGCACTCGACGTGAGCGTCGTCTCGGCCGTGGAGTACGCCCGCGATTGGGAGCGCTACCTGCTGCTCCCCGACCTCGCGATTTCCTGCGATGGCCCCGTGCGCAGCGTAATGCTGTTCTCCACGCGTCCGGCCCGCGAGCTCGACGGCCAGCGCGTGATGGTGAGCCGCAGCTCGATGACCAGCGTGCACCTGCTCGAACTGCTATTCGAGCACGTGTGGAAGGCGCGACCGATCTTCGTGCCCGGTGACGCCGAGGCCGAGGCCATTGCCCGCGCGGAGCGCGACCCGGACATCGCCGCGCGCCTGGTCATTGGCGACGCCGCCCTGATGCTGCAGAGCGCAGACCACCCGGTCGCGGCGGCCCACGGAGAGGCCTATGAGTTCGTCTACGACCTTGGCGCCGAGTGGAAGTCCTGGACCGGCCTGCCGTTCGTGTTCGCCGTCTGGGTAGCCCAGCGCACGACGCCCGTGGCCGAGGCGCTCAAGGTGCACGCCAGCCTGATTGCCTCGCGCGAGTGGGGGCTGAAGCACTTGGACGAACTCGCCGCGCAGGCCGCGCGGGCCACCGGTGTGAGCCAGTCTGACTGCCGGCACTATTTCGACGGCCTCGACTGGCGCCTGACCCTGCCGGATCTCGAGGGCCTCACCGAGTTCATTCGCCGGTTGGAACTCGCTGGACGCGTTCCGAAGGGGAAACTCGCCTTCCTCCCCGCATCAGCGGGCAAGGGATGACCGCGCGCGCAAGGATGAAGGCCGGTATCTTTCATCCTCCATCCTTCATCCTCCATCAGCAGTAATGTCCGAAGCCACCGACCTCCTCGAGTACTACGAACAGTCGAGCCTCCTCGACTTGGGCGCCGCGGCCGACGCCGTGCGCCGCAAGCTCCACCCGGAGCCGATCGTCACGTACATCGTGGACCGCAACATCAACTACACGAACGTCTGTGTGGCCGACTGCGGCTTCTGCGCCTTCTATCGGCGCCCCAAGGACGGCGAGGGCTGGACGCTGAGCTACGAGGAGATCGGGGCCAAGATCGACGAAGTGAAAGCCTTGGGCGGCGTGCAGATCCTGATCCAGGGCGGGCACAATCCGTACATCCCGTTCGAGTGGTATCTCGAACTGCTCAAGTACATCAAGCGCAACCACCCCATCCACGTGCACGGCTTCTCGCCCTCCGAGGTGGACTTCTGGTCCACGCTGTACCGGATGGACGCGCGCACGGTGATCCAGGAGCTGGTCAAGGCCGGCCTGGATTCGATCCCCGGCGGCGGTGGTGAGATCCTTGTCCAGCGCGTGCGCGACAACGTCGCCAAGAAGAAGGCTGGCGCCGACCGATGGCTCGAGGTGATGGAGATCGCCCATCAGGAGGGCCTCAAGACCTCCTGCACGATGATGTACGGCATTGGCGAGACCAAGGCCGAGCGCGTGGAGCACCTGCTGCGCCTCAAGGAAGTCCAGAAGCGCACCAACGGCTTCACGGCCTTCATCTGCTGGCCGCTGCAGCCGGAGAACACGCCGACCATGAGCCACATGCCGAAGACCGACGCGGTGGAGTATCTCCGCACCACGGCCTTCGCGCGCACGGTGCTCGACAACATCCCGAACATTCAGGCCTCCTGGGTGACGATGGGGATGAAGGTCGGGCAGACGGCGCTGCACTATGGCTGCAACGACTTCGGCTCGCTGATGCTGGAGGAGAACGTCGTCTCGGCCGCGAACACCACGCACCGCACCAGCATCGAGGAGATGGAGCTGCTGATCCGCGAGGCGGGCTTCGAGCCTCGCAAGCGCAAGCAGGACTACACGCTGCTCGAGCCATCGCCCGCACACGCGGCCGCCTAACCTGACCACCTCTCTTCGCACCGCAGGCGGCTCGCCGTGAGCAAGGCATCAGGACCACAGATCCGCGTTGGTATTGGCTACGACTCGCATCGTTTCGTCGAAGGCCACGGTGTGCTGCTCGGCGGCGTGATGATCCCCGCCGCGGTGCGTTGCACCGGCCACAGCGATGCCGACGCTGTGTGCCACGCCCTCACGGATGCCATCCTCGGCGGGGCAGGTGTCGGGGACATCGGCGAGATGTTTCCGGATACCAGCGCCGAGAACGCAGGGCGCGACAGCATCGAGATGCTCAGGCTCGCCCTCGCACGGGTGCAGAAGGCCGGCTGGACGCCGACGCAGTGCGACATCACGGTGATTGCCGAGACGCCCAAGCTGGGGCCGCATCGAGCGCAGATCCGTGAGAAGCTCGGTGCCGCGCTGGGCATCCCCGCCCAGGACGTGATGGTGAAGGGGAAGACGAACGAGCGGATGGGCTGGATCGGCCGAGGCGAGGGCATCGCGTGCATCGCGGTGGCCACGCTCGTCCGTGGCTGATCTCGTCACGCTCCAGCCACTCGTCGACCGCCTCGCCGGGCAGCCAGTCGAAACGCTCTATGCGCTGATCTTTGGCGCGAGCTTTGCCGAAGGTGTGCTGCCGCCGGTGCCCGGTGATCTCGCGGCCGCCTTCCTCGCGTTCCTGTCCGCGCGTGCGGGCGGAAACTGGATCCCCACCACCCTCGCCGTCGTCTGCGGAAGCGTGGCCGGCAATTCGGTGGTCTGGTGGATGGGGCGTCGGTTCGGCGCCAACTGGCTCGCGCACCAGATGGCGCGCTTCAAGCTGATTAAGAGTGAGGCGCAGACCGAGCGCGCCGAGCACCGGGTTGAGGAGGCCTACCGCGAGTACGGCTGGGTGGCGCTGTTCATCTCGCGCTTTGTCCCCGGCTTGCGGGCGATGGCGCCGGCGGCGGCAGGCGCCGTGGGGGTGCCGCTCTGGGAGACGGCGGCCATTCTCTTCGCCGCGTCGACCATCTGGTACAGCGTGGTCACCTGGTTCGCGTTCCGCGTGGGCAGCGACTGGGAGGCGGTGAAGGCGGCGCTGCTGGCGCTGGGGCGCGACGTTGGTATCGGAGCCACCGGCGTGGCCGTGGCCGCGGTGCTCGTGGGCTGGTGGATCTGGCGGCGCAGGCGGCAACGGGCCGCTGCTGCTGCCTCGGCAACCGCGGCGGAAGGCACGGGCGCCGCGCAACAGCGCGACTCCGCCCCGTAGATTGCACGGCGTGAGCCCCGTCTCCGCCGACACCCTCAATCGCGCGTTCCTGCTGGAGCGTTTCGCCGAGTACCTGGAGCTCGAGCTCGGCTCCAGCGCGCGGACGCGCGAGGCGTATCTGCGCGATCTCGGATTGCTGGCGACTTGGGCCAGCGAGCGGCACCGCGCCGCGGCCGCGGCCGATCTCACGGCGGCGCACCTGCGCGAGTGGGTCTACAGCCTCAAGGACCAGGGTCGCAGCGCGGCGACTATCCGCCGACGCATCTCGGCGCTGCGCACGTGGTATCGCTTCCTGCTGGCGGAAGGTGTGGTCACGGCCGATCCCAGCGAGAAGCTCGAGTCGCCGCGTGGCTGGCGGGCGTTGCCGGACGTGCTGACGGTGGCCGAGGTGGAGCGGTTGATCGACACCGTCACGCTGGACGACGAGATGGCGTTCCGCGATCGCGCGTTGCTTGAGCTGGCCTACGGCGCCGGGCTGCGTGTGAGCGAGTGGTGTTCGATCGGCGTGAAGGACGTCCTGCTGGACGAGCTGGTCGTGCGCGTGTTCGGCAAGGGCGGGAAGGAGCGCATCGTGCCCATCGGGCGGAAGGCGGCCGGGGCGGTGGCGGTATACCTGCGCGAGCTGCGGCCGCGGCTGGAGAAGGGGAAGGGTGAAGGGCGGCTATTTCTCAACTCACGTGGGGCGCCGCTCAGGCGCATGACCGCGTGGACGCTGCTCCGGAAGTACGTGGAGCGCTCTGGGTTGACCAAGCCCGTGACGCCGCACACGCTGCGGCATAGCTTTGCGACGCACCTGTTGGAGGGTGGCGCGGACCTGCGGGCGGTGCAGGAGATGCTTGGGCATTCGGACATCTCGACCACGCAGCTCTACACGCACGTGGACCGCGAGCATCTGCGGCAGGTGCACAAGCAGTATCATCCGCGGGGGTAGGTCGCCGCTGCAGTCGCGTGTGGCGATTGCTCAGCGCGCGCAATCGTGTGGCCCACTTCGTTGACGAACCACTCAATGCTTCTCGTCCTCGACAACTACGACTCCTTCACCTACAACCTCGTCCAGTACCTCGGTGAATTGGGCGCCGAGTTGCAGGTCGTGCGCAACGACCAGATCACGCTGGACGAGATTGCCGCGATGGCGCCGGCGGGCATCGTGCTCGGCCCAGGCCCAGGCACGCCCGCCGATGCCGGCGTCACCATCCCGGTGATCCAGCGATTCGGCGCCACGACGCCGATGCTTGGCGTCTGCCTCGGCCACCAGGCGATTGGCGAGGCCTACGGCGGCCAGGTGATCCGCGCCCCACGTGGCGTGATGCACGGCAAGACCTCGCTGGTGCGGCACGATGGCACGGGACTCTTCGCCGGGCTGCCGTCACCGCTTGAGGTCATGCGTTACCACTCGCTGGTCATCGCCCACGACAGTGTGCCGGACGCCCTCGTGGTGACGGCCACGGCGGTGGACGATCCCACGGAGATCCACGCCGTACGGCATCGCGAGCATCCGGCGGTGGGCGTGCAGTTCCATCCGGAGTCCATCGGCACCAAGGCGGGCAAGCAGATGCTGCGAAACTTCCTTGAGGTCGCGTTCGTGAGGCAATAGCGGCGCGCCTCGCGCCGTCCAGCATTGCCCCCGCGCCTCGCCCCGGAGTCACGATATGGATCGCGTCACGTTCGCGACATCGAGTGGACTCGTTTGGCTCGTGCTCGCGCTGCACTTCGCGGCAGGGCTGGCGGCCATCGTCGGCGGAACGATTGCGCTGGCGGCGCAGAAGGGCGGCGCCTTGCATCGCCGCAGCGGCGCGGTCTTCACCTGGTCCATGCTCGGCCTAGGACTCTCCGCCGCAGGCATCGGTGCCTACGAAGGCAACGCCGGCCAGGTCTTCGCGGGACTGTTTGCGGCCTATCTCGTCACGACGGGCTTCACGGCGCTGCGGCCACTGCCGATCGGGGACCGCGCGCTGTCCGTGGGTCTGATGGTGCTCGCGTTCGTGTCCGCGGCCACGATGGTCTACGGTGGCTACGCCGAGTGGGCGGACCCGTCCGTGCCCGTGGTTGGGCGCCCGCGCGTCGTGCCGCCGTTGGTTGGCGGCAGCATCCTGTTGCTCGCATCGCTCGGGGACTGGCGGGCGCTGCGCGCCAACGGTCTGCGCGGCGCGCCACGGGTGGCGCGACATCTTTGGCGGATGTGCTTCGGGCTGTTCGTGGCCACGGGATCGTTCTTCCTCGGCCAGATGAAGTTCGTGCCGGAACCGGTGCGTATCCTCCCGCTGATGCTGGTGCTGGCCTTTGCGCCGATTCCGTTTCTCCTCTACTGGCTCTGGCGCGTGCGGATTCGTAAGCTGATGGCCGGTCTTACCCTTTCCTCCCGACATGCGACCTGATTCCACCTCATCCGCCTTGCGCGCCGCACTGCTGGCCTGCGCCGCCCTTGCCGTGTTCTCCGCTGCCTGCGGCGGCCGCGAGGCGAGCGACAGCGAACAGCCGTGGACCGTCACGGTGGACTCCACCGGCGACACGATTCGCGTACACATCGCGGGTACCGTGCCCCCGAGCTACGTGCACTCGCTGGTGCCGGAACTGCGCGTCGGGAGTCTCGACGGCGGAGAGGAGGAGACCTTCGGGCAGATCGAGGCGGTGTTCGGCCTCGGCGACGGAGGGCTGCTGGTCTATGACGGGCAGGCGCAGGCGTTGCGGATGTTCGATTCCACCGGCGCCTTCGTTCGGCGGGTTGGAGGCAAGGGCGGTGGACCGGGGGAGCATGGACACGTCAACGGCATCGCCCGACTGCCGGGCGGGCGCTGGGCCCTGTGGGACGCCCAAGGCGCTCGGGTGAACTTCTACGGGCCCGACGGCAGCTTTGAGCGGAACATGAGCCTGCAGTTGAGCGGCTGGTTCCTGCAGGATGGCCTCCGGGCGGGCCGGGCCGGCGACCTCTACGCCTGGTCCGTCCTTGAGACCTCGGCCACTGAGTTCCGCATCCTGCGCGCCGGCTACGTGCGAGTGGACGCAGACGGCGCGGCGTCCGATACGCTCGAGATGCCGAAATGGGGGATTCCCGAGGCGGTGCTGTCGGCCCGGTCGGCGGACGGCGGCTCGGCGTCCGCCTCGCAGGTGCCATGGTTCCCGAGCTCTCAGGTGACGTTTGATCCCGCGGGCGGGCTCATCTCGGCGCCCGGTGCTCCCGACTACGTCTGGTATCGGCTGATCGCGGCCGCGAAGCCGCTGCGCGTGGACGTCGACTACGAGCCCGTGCCCGTCGGTGCCACCGAGCGCGCCGAACGGCGGGCGCAGATCGAGCACACGATGCGGCGGCTGAATCCGTCCTGGAACTGGACCGGCCCGGCTATCCCGGACGTGAAGCCGGCGGTTCGCGACCTTGCCGCCGGTGAGGACGGGCGAATCTGGGTCCGGCTCTACACTCCCGAAGAGCCGATCCCTGAGGCCGAGTTGCCCGTCATCCCTGCAGGGGCGAACCCACGGCCGCGCCGCACCACCCGCGAGCCGGACCTCTGGGACGTGTTCGCCCCAGACGGCAGGCTGCTCGGCCGCGTGCGGCCTCCGCCCGGCACATCGCTTCTCAGCTTCTCGGGCAACCACGTCTGGGCCTCGATGCGCGATTCCCTGGACGTCCCCTACGCCGTTCGGCTGAGGATCGAGCCGGCCCTGCCGCGGTAGCATTCAGGCGCACGTTCGACGTTCACCCCTCCCGCACGAGGTCCTCGTGGCTCCGCTCCGACGCTCGGCCCGCTTGCTCCTGCTGTGTCCGCTGGTCGTCGCCACCGCCTGTCTGCCGTATACGACCGGGTCAACCGGCCAAACGGTCCCGATTGGTGAGCGCCACAGCTTCGGCACCGCCGGACTCGTGATCAACGGCGGCGGGCAGTTTGACGACAGCGCCAGCACTAGCAGCGACATCGCCAACATCCCGATGTCCGACAGCGAGGTTCGATTCGGTCTCTCCGAGCGCTCCGACCTCGGCATCCGCATCACCTCGGCCAGTGGACTGGTGATGAACTACAAGCGCCGACACGCTGGATACGCACACCCTGACTCGGCCGGGTTCTCTACCATGTGGGGCGGAGGCATCGTGAACTGGGGCGGCCACGCGCTGGTCGAAGCCACGGCCATCGTCTCCGGCCGCCGGAACAGTGCCGGGATCCCGTACGGGGGGCTTCGCGCGTTCCACACAATGCCGATCAGCCGGGGCGCCGTGACGGACAAGCCGACGGTCGGCGGCTTCCTGGGGATGAAGTTCATCCTGGGCGACGTCTCGATCTCCCCTGAGCTGGGGGTGTTCTACGACGAGTCCGTGTTGGCACTCAGGAGAGGAAACATCGTCGTGGTCCCGGCCGTCGCCCTCTCGGGCTTCAGTTTCTTCAGGATCTTCCGGTAGGAACGGGTCGCGGAGGCCGCGTCAGCCGCCCCCGAGGCCGTGAACTCAAGAGGGTGTCACAAACATTTGTGATGCCCTCTTGTTCCGTTTCCGCCCCACCATAGATTTCGCTGGCGTGGATTTTGCATCCGCGCCCGCCCGCCGGACGGTGCTGACGTGAGCACCCTGGCCGTTATCCCCGCGCGACTCGGGGCCACAAGGCTCCCCCGAAAGCCTCTCCGCGACCTCGGCGGCGCTCCCCTGGTGGTCCGTGTGCTCGAGCGCGTGAAGTCCCTAAATCTCGCCGACCGTGTGGTGGTGGCGACCGAGGCGGAGGAAGTCGCCGACATCGTCTTCAAGGCGGGCGGCGAGGCCCTGATCACCTCAGACGCCCACCCATCTGGCACGGACCGCGTAGCTGAGGTCGCCCGCCACCCGGACTTCGCGAAGCACGACGTCATCGTAAACGTGCAGGGCGACGAGCCCTTCATGCGTGGCGATGCCATGGCTGGCGCCATCGCCATGGTGCGCGAGCACGGCTTCGACCTCGGCACCGCGGCAGGGAAGCGCGGCGCCCAGATCATGGCCGACCCCAACTGCGTGAAGGTCGTGCGCAGCGATGACGGCCGCGCGATGTACTTCTCACGCGCGCCGATCCCGTTCCTGCGCGACGCCGCCGACGAGCCGCTGCGCGATTCGCTGGTCTTCCAGCACATGGGCATCTACGCCGCCCGCCGCGCGGCACTCGAGCGCTGGGTCTCGTTGCCGCCGCACCCGCTGGAACTCGTCGAGAAGCTCGAGCAACTCCGCGCCCTCGCCGCCGGCCTGGCGATGGGCGTGGCGATCGTCGACGCCCCGTCCTGGGGCGAAGTGAACACCGAAGAAGATCTCATCCGAGCCAACGCCCATTGGGCGTCCCTCACTGCCGGTATTGCCTGATGACCCCGTCCACGCCCCACGGCACCACCAAGTACATCTTCGTCACCGGCGGCGTCGTCTCGTCGCTCGGCAAGGGCATCGCGGCCGCCTCGCTCGGCCGACTGCTCGTCGAGCGCGGGCTGCGCGTCACGATGATGAAGCTGGACCCGTACCTCAACGTGGACCCGGGCACGATGTCGCCCTTCCAGCACGGCGAGGTGTTCGTCACCGACGACGGCGCCGAGACGGACCTGGATCTTGGGCACTATGAGCGCTTCCTCGACCGCTCGCTGACGCAGGCCAACAACATCACCACCGGCCGCATCTACTCGAACGTCATCACCAAGGAACGCCGCGGCGAGTACCTCGGCTCCACGGTGCAGGTCATCCCGCACATCACGGACGAGATCAAGAGCGCCGTGCGCCGCGTGGCGCCGGAGAACGACGTGGTCCTCGTGGAGATCGGCGGTACGGTTGGTGACATCGAGTCGCTGCCGTTCCTGGAGGCCATCCGCCAGTTCCGCCACGACGTGGGCCGCGAGAACACGCTCTTCGTGCACCTGACGCTGGTGCCCTTCATCGCCGCCGCGGGCGAGGTGAAGACGAAGCCGACGCAACACTCGGTCCGTGACCTGATGGAGATCGGTATCCAGCCCGACGTGCTGATCTGCCGCACGGAGCGCCCGCTGGCCGAGGACGTGAAGCGCAAGATCGCGCTGTTCTGCAACGTCGAGTTCGGCGCGGTGGTCGAGAGCCGCGACGTGAAGACCATCTACCAGATCCCGCTCAGCTTCCGCGAGCAGGCGCTGGATGACCTTGTCTGCCGCAAGCTCGGGCTGGAGACGCCGGCGCCGGACATGACGAAGTGGACGGCGATGGTGCAGCGCGTGATTGCCCCGCAGCGCAAGGTGCGCATCGGCGTGGTGGGCAAGTACACCGAC
This genomic interval from Gemmatimonadaceae bacterium contains the following:
- a CDS encoding aminodeoxychorismate/anthranilate synthase component II; translated protein: MLLVLDNYDSFTYNLVQYLGELGAELQVVRNDQITLDEIAAMAPAGIVLGPGPGTPADAGVTIPVIQRFGATTPMLGVCLGHQAIGEAYGGQVIRAPRGVMHGKTSLVRHDGTGLFAGLPSPLEVMRYHSLVIAHDSVPDALVVTATAVDDPTEIHAVRHREHPAVGVQFHPESIGTKAGKQMLRNFLEVAFVRQ
- the mqnC gene encoding dehypoxanthine futalosine cyclase, which translates into the protein MSEATDLLEYYEQSSLLDLGAAADAVRRKLHPEPIVTYIVDRNINYTNVCVADCGFCAFYRRPKDGEGWTLSYEEIGAKIDEVKALGGVQILIQGGHNPYIPFEWYLELLKYIKRNHPIHVHGFSPSEVDFWSTLYRMDARTVIQELVKAGLDSIPGGGGEILVQRVRDNVAKKKAGADRWLEVMEIAHQEGLKTSCTMMYGIGETKAERVEHLLRLKEVQKRTNGFTAFICWPLQPENTPTMSHMPKTDAVEYLRTTAFARTVLDNIPNIQASWVTMGMKVGQTALHYGCNDFGSLMLEENVVSAANTTHRTSIEEMELLIREAGFEPRKRKQDYTLLEPSPAHAAA
- a CDS encoding CTP synthase, which encodes MTPSTPHGTTKYIFVTGGVVSSLGKGIAAASLGRLLVERGLRVTMMKLDPYLNVDPGTMSPFQHGEVFVTDDGAETDLDLGHYERFLDRSLTQANNITTGRIYSNVITKERRGEYLGSTVQVIPHITDEIKSAVRRVAPENDVVLVEIGGTVGDIESLPFLEAIRQFRHDVGRENTLFVHLTLVPFIAAAGEVKTKPTQHSVRDLMEIGIQPDVLICRTERPLAEDVKRKIALFCNVEFGAVVESRDVKTIYQIPLSFREQALDDLVCRKLGLETPAPDMTKWTAMVQRVIAPQRKVRIGVVGKYTDYADSYKSVQEALIHGGIANDVGVEIAWTSSDLFTDAARAKELVKGFDGLLVPGGFGVRGVEGMVEAIKAARESHTPFFGICLGMQVAIIEFARNVCNLDDSNSSEFAPECSNPVISLLESQQNVKDMGGTMRLGAYACRLKPGSRAAEIYGQPEISERHRHRYEVSNQYREQFQQAGMRLSGLSPDGSLVEMIELVDHPHFVACQFHPELKSRPTRPHPLFSGFVAASAQHAAHSPERKRARAELAEAN
- a CDS encoding menaquinone biosynthesis protein, which encodes MRVGRIPYINCFPVYGGVDRGIVPLDATLVDGVPTALNKMMAEGALDVSVVSAVEYARDWERYLLLPDLAISCDGPVRSVMLFSTRPARELDGQRVMVSRSSMTSVHLLELLFEHVWKARPIFVPGDAEAEAIARAERDPDIAARLVIGDAALMLQSADHPVAAAHGEAYEFVYDLGAEWKSWTGLPFVFAVWVAQRTTPVAEALKVHASLIASREWGLKHLDELAAQAARATGVSQSDCRHYFDGLDWRLTLPDLEGLTEFIRRLELAGRVPKGKLAFLPASAGKG
- the ispF gene encoding 2-C-methyl-D-erythritol 2,4-cyclodiphosphate synthase, coding for MRVGIGYDSHRFVEGHGVLLGGVMIPAAVRCTGHSDADAVCHALTDAILGGAGVGDIGEMFPDTSAENAGRDSIEMLRLALARVQKAGWTPTQCDITVIAETPKLGPHRAQIREKLGAALGIPAQDVMVKGKTNERMGWIGRGEGIACIAVATLVRG
- the xerD gene encoding site-specific tyrosine recombinase XerD encodes the protein MHGVSPVSADTLNRAFLLERFAEYLELELGSSARTREAYLRDLGLLATWASERHRAAAAADLTAAHLREWVYSLKDQGRSAATIRRRISALRTWYRFLLAEGVVTADPSEKLESPRGWRALPDVLTVAEVERLIDTVTLDDEMAFRDRALLELAYGAGLRVSEWCSIGVKDVLLDELVVRVFGKGGKERIVPIGRKAAGAVAVYLRELRPRLEKGKGEGRLFLNSRGAPLRRMTAWTLLRKYVERSGLTKPVTPHTLRHSFATHLLEGGADLRAVQEMLGHSDISTTQLYTHVDREHLRQVHKQYHPRG
- the kdsB gene encoding 3-deoxy-manno-octulosonate cytidylyltransferase, which produces MSTLAVIPARLGATRLPRKPLRDLGGAPLVVRVLERVKSLNLADRVVVATEAEEVADIVFKAGGEALITSDAHPSGTDRVAEVARHPDFAKHDVIVNVQGDEPFMRGDAMAGAIAMVREHGFDLGTAAGKRGAQIMADPNCVKVVRSDDGRAMYFSRAPIPFLRDAADEPLRDSLVFQHMGIYAARRAALERWVSLPPHPLELVEKLEQLRALAAGLAMGVAIVDAPSWGEVNTEEDLIRANAHWASLTAGIA
- the mqnE gene encoding aminofutalosine synthase MqnE produces the protein MPDALNIPFARITDPVVRGIAEKVAAGTRLTQEDGVALFDSPDLTGIGLLADAVNRAKHGDVVTFAANQHINPTNVCTLRTTCVFCGYARLPKEEGAYRYTLDQVMAEARQAKNGLTREFHIVGGLDMQAGLAYYQAMFRALKAELPHVHIKALTAVEIAHIARIEKMSWKDVLSALREAGLDTMPGGGAETFSAAVREEIAKKKLGAADYVGVHRAAHELGIRTNCTMLYGHVETHADRMEHLQMLRDLQDETGGFLAYIPLAYHPDDNVLGEKLGRRGIASSGVDDLKNLAVGRLFLDNFAHIKSHWIMVTPFLSQIALHYGVNDLEGTVVREKIYHAVGARTSQAMSLPEILKLIRGAGKQPAERDSFYNILRTDFSEVEAQAEAAAAEAAARAAAQSGRELPTLGAA
- a CDS encoding VTT domain-containing protein, which gives rise to MADLVTLQPLVDRLAGQPVETLYALIFGASFAEGVLPPVPGDLAAAFLAFLSARAGGNWIPTTLAVVCGSVAGNSVVWWMGRRFGANWLAHQMARFKLIKSEAQTERAEHRVEEAYREYGWVALFISRFVPGLRAMAPAAAGAVGVPLWETAAILFAASTIWYSVVTWFAFRVGSDWEAVKAALLALGRDVGIGATGVAVAAVLVGWWIWRRRRQRAAAAASATAAEGTGAAQQRDSAP